One genomic region from Vannielia litorea encodes:
- a CDS encoding alanine/glycine:cation symporter family protein: MGFLDSIFNVINDLTWGWALVPFLVVLGCFFTISSGFVQFRFFTRMFKVLTGTDEDNDPTKISAREALFVSVGGRVGGGNIAGVAVAITAGGPGAVFWMWAIALVGMCSALVEATLAQVFKRTEENGDYRGGPARAIIHGLGMNYRWLAVIYAVCLIASFSIGFNAFQGNTVAGAALDSMNIPRLATGAVLAVLTAVIVWGGIHRIAKAADIIIPVMAFMYIGMALVIIVINIGSLPGVITDIVANAFGFREAVAGGMGAAIANGLRRGLFSNEAGLGSAPNVAATAYVKHPVSQGITQSFSVFIDTIIICSCTAFVILLGDVYQPGAEGIDGVALTQQSMVGHVGGWVQYYLTVAILLFSFSSIMYNYYLGENALTFMTDSKMAIQVLRVAIVCIVFLGAVAPGATFVFNFSDPMMGILAVVNLLALAMLFPVAVRLINDFRGQLKAGVKMPVFDPAKFPDIDSDPTAWPDAPKAPAE; encoded by the coding sequence ATGGGATTTCTGGACAGTATCTTCAATGTCATCAATGACCTGACATGGGGCTGGGCGCTTGTGCCCTTCCTCGTGGTGTTGGGTTGTTTCTTCACCATTTCCAGCGGGTTTGTGCAGTTCCGCTTCTTTACCCGCATGTTCAAGGTGCTGACCGGCACCGATGAAGATAACGACCCCACTAAAATCAGCGCCCGCGAGGCGCTCTTCGTTTCGGTCGGCGGGCGCGTGGGCGGCGGCAATATTGCCGGCGTTGCGGTGGCAATCACCGCAGGCGGGCCGGGCGCGGTTTTCTGGATGTGGGCTATTGCGCTCGTGGGCATGTGCTCGGCACTGGTCGAGGCCACGCTCGCGCAGGTGTTCAAGCGCACCGAGGAAAACGGCGACTATCGCGGCGGCCCAGCGCGGGCCATCATCCACGGGCTGGGCATGAACTATCGCTGGCTGGCAGTGATCTATGCGGTGTGCCTGATCGCCTCCTTCTCCATCGGGTTCAACGCCTTCCAAGGCAACACGGTGGCGGGCGCGGCGCTCGACAGCATGAACATTCCGCGCCTCGCAACGGGTGCCGTTCTGGCCGTGCTGACGGCGGTGATCGTCTGGGGCGGTATCCACCGCATCGCCAAAGCGGCAGACATCATCATCCCGGTCATGGCCTTCATGTACATCGGCATGGCGCTGGTGATCATCGTGATCAACATCGGGTCGCTCCCGGGTGTGATCACCGACATCGTAGCCAACGCCTTCGGGTTCCGTGAAGCGGTCGCGGGCGGCATGGGTGCAGCCATTGCAAACGGGTTGCGGCGTGGCCTCTTCTCGAACGAGGCAGGGCTCGGCTCAGCGCCCAACGTGGCGGCGACCGCTTATGTGAAGCACCCGGTCAGCCAGGGCATCACCCAGAGCTTCTCGGTCTTCATCGACACGATCATCATTTGCTCCTGCACGGCTTTCGTGATCCTGCTGGGCGATGTTTATCAGCCCGGCGCTGAAGGCATCGATGGTGTGGCGTTGACGCAGCAGAGCATGGTGGGCCATGTCGGCGGCTGGGTGCAGTATTATCTGACCGTGGCGATCCTGCTCTTCAGCTTCTCTTCGATCATGTACAACTACTACCTCGGCGAGAACGCACTGACCTTCATGACCGACAGCAAGATGGCCATTCAGGTGCTGCGGGTGGCGATCGTGTGCATCGTCTTCCTTGGCGCGGTGGCGCCCGGCGCGACCTTCGTGTTCAACTTCTCCGACCCGATGATGGGCATTCTGGCAGTGGTGAACCTGCTGGCGCTGGCGATGCTCTTCCCGGTGGCGGTGCGGCTGATCAACGACTTCCGCGGGCAGTTGAAGGCGGGCGTGAAGATGCCTGTGTTCGACCCTGCGAAGTTCCCGGATATCGACAGTGACCCGACGGCTTGGCCCGATGCGCCGAAGGCGCCCGCCGAGTAA
- a CDS encoding vWA domain-containing protein — MRRVAFAFWLVLASGSAGVGQEGGVDCVALYADLANQFPVSLEQCEPKEVGFTLETCEPPTSFEASSVTTHIILALDASGSMAGSAGSLSKMEAAKREAKTFLGDVHKDVDVGLMVYGHKGSNKPEGKAESCAATEMVHDFDSSRRKLGETIDALRPVGYTPLAGALEEAGRLIAALPEGKEGESPVPVVYLISDGEETCDGDPVAAAKALIEAGVKTTVNTIGFAVDAETEAQLQAIAEAGGGSYYPAEDANALQRQLNAIKEAEDSGHRYRYCVEQNVGKIGVATHNEIIRITGCFQKNGPARAQSGINKFLREAKRDSRPEAACAGEVNLMMSRDLRPKFRWLSERTKVLNDQAQADIAAYRATTGFAAD; from the coding sequence ATGAGACGAGTTGCTTTTGCCTTCTGGCTTGTTCTGGCCAGCGGAAGCGCGGGTGTGGGGCAGGAAGGCGGCGTAGATTGCGTCGCGCTCTATGCGGATCTTGCCAATCAGTTCCCTGTTAGCCTTGAGCAATGTGAGCCGAAGGAGGTGGGTTTTACGCTGGAGACCTGCGAGCCACCCACGAGCTTTGAGGCAAGCAGCGTGACGACCCATATTATTCTGGCTCTGGATGCCTCGGGGTCGATGGCCGGGTCGGCGGGCAGCCTCTCGAAGATGGAGGCGGCGAAGCGGGAGGCAAAGACATTCCTCGGGGATGTGCACAAGGATGTGGACGTTGGCCTCATGGTCTACGGGCACAAGGGTTCCAACAAGCCGGAAGGCAAGGCCGAGAGCTGCGCGGCGACGGAAATGGTGCACGACTTTGACAGCTCGCGGCGCAAGCTGGGAGAGACCATCGACGCCTTGCGACCTGTTGGCTACACGCCGCTTGCGGGAGCGTTGGAAGAGGCGGGGCGGCTCATTGCGGCGCTGCCCGAGGGCAAGGAGGGCGAAAGCCCTGTGCCGGTCGTCTATCTGATTTCCGATGGCGAGGAGACCTGTGATGGTGACCCGGTTGCGGCGGCCAAAGCGCTGATCGAGGCCGGTGTGAAGACGACCGTGAACACGATCGGCTTTGCTGTGGATGCCGAGACCGAGGCGCAGCTTCAGGCCATCGCGGAGGCCGGGGGCGGCAGCTATTACCCGGCGGAGGATGCCAACGCGCTGCAAAGGCAGCTGAACGCGATCAAGGAAGCCGAAGACTCGGGGCATCGCTACCGGTATTGCGTTGAGCAGAACGTGGGGAAGATCGGAGTGGCGACGCATAACGAGATCATCCGCATCACGGGATGTTTCCAGAAGAACGGCCCGGCTCGTGCGCAGAGCGGGATCAACAAGTTCTTGCGCGAGGCCAAGCGCGACAGCAGACCCGAGGCGGCCTGTGCGGGGGAAGTGAACCTGATGATGAGCCGCGATTTGAGGCCGAAGTTCAGATGGCTCTCGGAGCGGACCAAGGTGCTGAATGATCAGGCTCAAGCGGACATAGCGGCCTATCGCGCGACAACGGGGTTTGCTGCCGATTAA
- a CDS encoding BCCT family transporter yields the protein MSDTTTDDQGIPAPEGTAAVIETDHEIGENNIEGKFGPYGFDIHNPVFWISAVIIVAFVAFALLAPGTASAIFNGVNAAEVEGCEAGAFCDLGLRAWMTSTFDWFFLWGANIFVIVCLVLIVSPWGSVRLGGSEATPDYSYAGWFAMLFAAGMGIGLMFFGVLEPAYYFGTPWGDAPLGAARPFDADGNLIMENVDEARRMALAATSFHWALHPWAIYAIVALALALFSYNKGLPLSIRSAFYPILGERVWGFWGHLIDITAVFATLFGLATSLGLGAQQANAGLNFVYGVPANTTVQIILICAITAIALVSVLRGLEGGVKLLSEVNMVIAVLLLAFVFFAAGAVAILSDFVATLGAYLQEVIPLSNPHGREDLGYMQGWTAFYWAWWISWSPFVGMFIARVSRGRSVREFIICVLIIPSLVCVFWMAVFGGAAINDMVANPETSLVKAQVIDAYKPELSLFAMLQGLPWTSVTSTIGIVLVIVFFVTSSDSGSLVIDTITAGGKVDAPVPQRVFWCTFEGLVAIALLLGGGLGALQAMVISTGLPFTIVLLLMCFAIFKGLMAEKRA from the coding sequence ATGAGTGACACAACCACTGACGATCAGGGCATACCGGCGCCGGAAGGCACCGCGGCCGTGATCGAGACCGATCACGAGATCGGCGAGAATAATATCGAGGGGAAGTTCGGCCCCTACGGATTTGACATTCACAACCCGGTCTTCTGGATCTCGGCGGTGATCATCGTGGCCTTCGTGGCCTTTGCGCTCCTTGCGCCCGGCACCGCCTCGGCCATCTTTAACGGGGTAAATGCGGCAGAGGTCGAGGGCTGCGAGGCCGGCGCCTTTTGTGACCTCGGGCTGCGCGCCTGGATGACCTCGACCTTCGACTGGTTCTTCCTCTGGGGCGCCAACATCTTCGTCATCGTCTGCCTCGTGCTCATCGTCAGCCCCTGGGGCTCGGTGCGGCTAGGCGGCTCGGAAGCCACGCCCGATTACAGCTACGCCGGCTGGTTCGCGATGCTCTTCGCCGCTGGCATGGGCATTGGCCTGATGTTCTTTGGCGTGCTTGAGCCTGCCTATTACTTTGGCACCCCTTGGGGCGACGCGCCGCTCGGCGCCGCGCGGCCTTTTGATGCCGATGGCAACCTGATCATGGAGAACGTGGATGAGGCGCGGCGCATGGCGCTGGCGGCGACTTCCTTCCACTGGGCGCTGCACCCTTGGGCGATCTACGCGATTGTGGCTCTGGCGCTCGCGCTCTTCAGCTACAACAAGGGCCTGCCGCTCTCGATCCGCTCAGCCTTCTACCCGATCCTCGGTGAGCGGGTTTGGGGCTTCTGGGGCCACCTGATCGACATCACGGCGGTCTTTGCCACGCTCTTCGGCCTTGCCACGTCGCTGGGTCTTGGGGCGCAGCAGGCGAATGCGGGCCTGAATTTCGTGTACGGCGTTCCGGCCAACACGACGGTGCAGATCATCCTGATCTGTGCGATCACCGCCATCGCGCTCGTCTCCGTGCTGCGTGGCCTCGAGGGCGGCGTGAAGCTGCTCTCGGAGGTCAACATGGTGATCGCCGTGCTGCTGCTGGCCTTCGTGTTCTTTGCCGCGGGCGCTGTGGCGATCCTTAGCGACTTCGTCGCGACGCTTGGGGCGTACCTGCAGGAGGTGATCCCGCTCTCCAACCCGCACGGCCGCGAAGATCTTGGCTACATGCAGGGCTGGACGGCCTTCTACTGGGCCTGGTGGATCAGCTGGTCACCGTTCGTGGGCATGTTCATCGCCCGCGTGTCGCGGGGCCGTTCGGTGCGCGAATTCATCATCTGCGTGCTCATCATCCCGAGCCTCGTCTGCGTGTTCTGGATGGCGGTGTTCGGCGGTGCGGCGATCAACGATATGGTTGCAAACCCGGAGACGAGCCTCGTGAAGGCGCAGGTGATCGACGCCTACAAGCCCGAGCTTTCGCTCTTTGCCATGCTTCAGGGCCTGCCCTGGACCTCGGTGACGTCGACCATCGGCATCGTGCTGGTCATCGTGTTCTTCGTGACCAGCTCCGACTCCGGCTCTCTGGTGATCGACACGATCACTGCGGGCGGCAAGGTCGATGCGCCGGTGCCCCAGCGGGTGTTCTGGTGCACCTTCGAAGGGTTGGTGGCCATTGCGCTGCTGCTCGGCGGTGGGCTGGGGGCCTTGCAGGCCATGGTGATCTCGACGGGCTTGCCCTTCACCATCGTGCTGCTCCTGATGTGCTTTGCCATTTTCAAAGGGCTGATGGCTGAAAAGCGGGCCTGA
- the acuI gene encoding oxidoreductase, translating into MRALIVEKDDEGKTSASVQEIEESRLPEGEVTVAVEYSTVNYKDGLCIGPGGGLVRNYPHVPGIDFAGTVEASDDPRYRAGDKVVLTGWRVGEAHWGGYAEKARVKADWLVPLPDGLSTRAAMAVGTAGFTAMLAVMALEKHGLKPGQGPVLVTGASGGVGSVATAILAKLGYEVAGVTGRPESADYLRDLGATQIVARDEIAETVKRPLESETWAGCVDAVGGAMLARVLGQMKYGASVAAVGLAGGAGLPATVVPFLLRGVNLLGIDSVMQPYESRLEAWKRVATDLPMEKLEAMIKPATLADLPGLGADILKGQVRGRVVVDVNA; encoded by the coding sequence ATGCGTGCATTGATCGTTGAGAAGGATGACGAGGGTAAGACCTCGGCCAGTGTTCAGGAGATCGAGGAGAGCCGGTTGCCCGAGGGCGAGGTGACGGTCGCGGTCGAATATTCGACGGTGAACTACAAGGACGGGCTCTGCATTGGCCCGGGCGGCGGGCTGGTGCGCAACTACCCCCATGTCCCCGGAATCGATTTTGCCGGCACCGTCGAGGCCAGCGATGACCCGCGTTACAGGGCGGGCGACAAGGTTGTGCTCACGGGCTGGCGTGTGGGTGAGGCGCATTGGGGCGGCTATGCCGAGAAGGCGCGGGTGAAGGCTGACTGGCTGGTGCCACTGCCCGATGGACTCAGCACGCGGGCGGCGATGGCTGTTGGCACCGCCGGGTTTACCGCGATGCTGGCTGTGATGGCGCTGGAGAAGCACGGGTTGAAGCCGGGGCAGGGGCCTGTGCTGGTCACCGGCGCTTCGGGCGGGGTGGGCTCGGTTGCCACTGCGATTCTGGCGAAGCTTGGCTACGAGGTGGCGGGCGTCACCGGGCGGCCCGAGTCGGCAGATTACCTGCGCGATCTCGGTGCCACCCAGATCGTTGCGCGGGATGAGATTGCCGAGACCGTGAAGCGCCCGCTCGAAAGCGAGACATGGGCGGGCTGTGTGGATGCCGTGGGTGGCGCGATGCTGGCCCGTGTTTTGGGCCAGATGAAATATGGCGCATCCGTTGCGGCTGTGGGCCTTGCAGGCGGTGCGGGCCTTCCGGCAACTGTCGTGCCGTTCCTGTTGCGCGGAGTTAATCTGCTGGGCATCGACTCGGTCATGCAGCCCTATGAGAGCCGCCTTGAAGCGTGGAAGCGGGTCGCCACGGATCTGCCGATGGAAAAGCTCGAAGCGATGATCAAGCCCGCAACGCTGGCCGATTTGCCCGGGCTGGGCGCCGATATCCTAAAGGGGCAAGTCCGCGGCCGGGTGGTGGTTGACGTCAACGCCTGA
- a CDS encoding SufE family protein encodes MARDAFEEIVETFEFLDDWEDRYRHVIELGKGMEPLPEAQKVPATKVEGCASQVWLVPEVEGAGPGAVLSFTGESDAMIVNGLIAVLKALYSGASVAEVQAVDAPAELKRLGLDEHLSSQRSNGLRAMVARVRAVAEKAAAA; translated from the coding sequence ATGGCGAGAGACGCGTTTGAGGAGATCGTCGAGACCTTCGAGTTTCTGGACGACTGGGAAGACCGGTATCGGCACGTCATCGAGTTGGGCAAGGGAATGGAGCCTTTGCCGGAGGCGCAGAAGGTGCCGGCGACCAAGGTGGAGGGCTGCGCAAGCCAGGTCTGGCTGGTGCCGGAGGTCGAGGGTGCAGGGCCGGGGGCGGTGCTGAGTTTTACTGGCGAGAGCGACGCGATGATCGTGAATGGGCTGATCGCAGTTCTGAAGGCGCTTTACTCGGGGGCGTCGGTTGCCGAGGTGCAGGCCGTGGATGCCCCGGCAGAACTGAAGCGGCTGGGGCTGGATGAGCATTTGAGTTCGCAACGGTCGAACGGGTTGAGGGCCATGGTGGCGCGAGTGCGCGCGGTGGCGGAGAAAGCGGCAGCAGCCTGA
- a CDS encoding methyltransferase domain-containing protein, whose translation MVDDLTPARIPLAEAVQAARAGDEAGLKGHALKALAIKEISAPELSKAVGLLLEAGQSQAALRAVKKHCEGKAPLAAGFASLGALHFEAGKAGPAVRALQRALKMQPDDRQSAFLLADLMLQKGDEAEAEAVWSRVFAARPADADIRLRAATQMAHFGAAAAARRAVEQAEPLHGDPAEFAFMAAAITGDDPPELPDAGYIARFFDRTAAHFDQSLAGVQYRGPEVLAGALEAVGIAPGAGLTVLDAGCGSGLSAPILAPVAARLDGLDISPGILEEAAKTGVYAELFTCDLARESLPELGLYDLIVVMDVFIYTGDIALPLARLAKGLKPGGRLIFTCEAAVDKPGGWQLTPSGRYRHGEKFICEALERNGFNPPDLMVTEVLRNEFRRPVEGFAVAATLA comes from the coding sequence ATGGTCGACGATCTCACCCCCGCCCGCATCCCTTTGGCAGAGGCCGTGCAGGCCGCCCGCGCGGGGGATGAGGCAGGCTTGAAGGGCCATGCTTTGAAGGCCCTCGCGATCAAGGAAATCTCGGCGCCAGAGCTCAGCAAAGCTGTTGGGCTTTTGCTGGAGGCGGGGCAGTCGCAGGCGGCGTTACGGGCGGTCAAAAAGCACTGTGAGGGCAAGGCACCCTTGGCGGCGGGCTTCGCCAGCCTCGGCGCCTTGCATTTCGAGGCGGGCAAGGCTGGCCCGGCGGTGCGGGCGCTCCAACGAGCCTTGAAGATGCAGCCCGACGACCGGCAGAGTGCCTTTTTGCTCGCAGACCTGATGCTCCAGAAGGGGGATGAGGCGGAAGCCGAGGCGGTGTGGAGCCGGGTTTTTGCGGCGCGCCCGGCAGATGCCGATATTCGCCTGAGGGCGGCGACGCAGATGGCGCATTTCGGGGCGGCAGCGGCGGCGCGGCGCGCTGTGGAGCAGGCCGAGCCTCTGCATGGTGACCCGGCCGAGTTTGCCTTCATGGCCGCCGCGATCACCGGGGACGATCCGCCGGAGCTGCCGGATGCGGGCTACATCGCCCGGTTCTTTGACCGCACAGCGGCGCATTTCGACCAGAGTTTGGCGGGAGTGCAGTATCGCGGGCCGGAGGTGCTGGCTGGTGCGCTGGAGGCGGTTGGGATCGCGCCCGGCGCGGGCCTGACGGTTCTTGACGCAGGCTGCGGGTCAGGACTCTCAGCCCCGATCCTTGCGCCAGTGGCCGCTCGACTCGACGGGCTGGATATCAGCCCGGGCATTCTGGAAGAAGCCGCAAAGACAGGCGTTTATGCTGAGCTCTTCACATGCGACCTTGCCCGCGAAAGCCTACCAGAGCTAGGCCTCTACGACCTGATCGTGGTGATGGATGTGTTCATTTACACCGGCGATATAGCTCTGCCGCTCGCCAGGCTCGCCAAGGGCCTGAAACCGGGAGGCCGGTTGATTTTCACATGTGAGGCGGCAGTGGACAAGCCGGGTGGCTGGCAGCTCACGCCGAGCGGGCGCTATCGGCATGGCGAGAAGTTCATCTGCGAGGCGCTGGAGCGCAACGGGTTCAACCCGCCAGACCTGATGGTCACGGAGGTGCTGCGAAACGAGTTTCGTCGGCCGGTTGAAGGATTCGCGGTGGCTGCGACTCTCGCCTGA
- the purM gene encoding phosphoribosylformylglycinamidine cyclo-ligase has protein sequence MSDGKNGLTYAQAGVDIDAGNALVEAIKPAVKSTDRAGVMGSIGGFGGLFDLKAAGFNDPVLVAATDGVGTKLRIAIDTGVVNGVGIDLVAMCVNDLVCQGAEPLFFLDYFATGKLDVTAGAAIVEGIAAGCKAAGAALIGGETAEMPGMYEGKDFDLAGFAVGAMERGAALPDGVSEGDVLLGLTSDGVHSNGYSLVRRVVEMAGLGWGAPSPFSDGTLGEALLTPTRIYVRQVLAAIRAGGVHGLAHITGGGLTENLPRVFPEGLGAEVDLGAWNLPPVFRWLAETGGLEEAELLKTFNAGIGMVLVVAADQAEALTSLLEDTGERVSVLGRVVAGEGVSYTGKLL, from the coding sequence ATGAGCGACGGCAAGAATGGTTTGACCTATGCACAGGCGGGCGTGGACATCGACGCGGGCAATGCGCTCGTGGAGGCAATCAAGCCCGCGGTGAAATCGACCGACCGGGCAGGCGTGATGGGCTCCATCGGCGGCTTTGGCGGGCTTTTCGACCTCAAGGCCGCTGGCTTCAACGACCCGGTTCTGGTCGCCGCCACCGATGGCGTGGGCACCAAGCTGCGGATCGCGATTGATACCGGCGTGGTGAACGGCGTGGGTATCGACCTTGTCGCCATGTGCGTGAATGACCTCGTCTGCCAAGGCGCCGAGCCGCTCTTCTTCCTTGACTACTTTGCCACCGGCAAACTCGATGTCACCGCAGGCGCGGCCATCGTCGAGGGCATCGCCGCAGGCTGCAAGGCGGCTGGTGCGGCACTCATCGGCGGCGAGACGGCTGAAATGCCCGGCATGTACGAGGGCAAGGATTTCGACCTTGCCGGGTTCGCCGTGGGCGCGATGGAACGCGGCGCCGCTCTGCCCGATGGCGTATCCGAAGGGGACGTGCTGCTCGGGCTGACCTCTGACGGAGTCCACTCCAACGGCTACAGCCTCGTGCGTCGCGTGGTCGAGATGGCCGGGTTGGGCTGGGGGGCCCCTTCGCCCTTCAGCGATGGCACGCTTGGCGAGGCCCTGCTTACCCCCACCCGCATCTACGTCCGTCAGGTGCTCGCCGCGATCCGCGCAGGCGGTGTCCATGGGCTGGCCCACATTACCGGCGGCGGGCTGACCGAGAACCTGCCCCGCGTCTTCCCCGAAGGCCTCGGCGCCGAGGTGGACCTTGGCGCATGGAATCTGCCCCCGGTCTTCCGCTGGCTGGCTGAAACAGGCGGGCTGGAAGAAGCTGAACTGCTGAAGACCTTCAACGCAGGCATCGGAATGGTGCTCGTCGTCGCCGCCGATCAGGCAGAGGCGCTCACATCGCTGTTGGAAGACACCGGCGAGCGGGTCAGCGTGCTGGGCCGCGTGGTGGCAGGCGAAGGCGTGTCTTACACAGGCAAGCTGCTTTGA
- the purN gene encoding phosphoribosylglycinamide formyltransferase, with product MTKACAILLSGGGSNMAKLVESMAEPGHPARPVLVMSNDPGAGGLAKAQALGVATDAVNHRPFGKDRPAFEAELTKRLEAAGAELICLAGFMRVLTEGFVRHWEGRMLNIHPSLLPKYRGLHTHARALEAGDDEAGCTVHEVTPALDKGPILGQARVPILSGDTPDALAARVLAQEHRLYPACLRRFAAGEREPIWLS from the coding sequence TTGACCAAAGCCTGCGCGATTCTGCTCTCGGGCGGCGGCTCGAACATGGCGAAGCTCGTCGAGAGCATGGCCGAACCGGGCCACCCCGCCCGGCCCGTACTTGTCATGTCGAACGATCCAGGCGCAGGCGGGCTGGCCAAGGCACAGGCCCTCGGCGTGGCAACTGACGCGGTCAATCACCGCCCCTTCGGCAAGGATCGCCCGGCCTTCGAGGCCGAACTCACCAAACGCCTAGAGGCCGCCGGGGCAGAACTAATCTGCCTCGCGGGCTTCATGCGGGTGCTGACCGAGGGCTTCGTCCGCCACTGGGAGGGGCGCATGCTCAACATCCACCCCTCACTGCTGCCAAAGTACCGTGGCCTGCATACCCACGCTCGCGCCCTCGAGGCCGGCGACGACGAGGCTGGCTGCACTGTGCACGAGGTCACGCCTGCGTTGGATAAAGGACCGATTCTCGGCCAGGCCCGCGTGCCTATCTTGAGTGGCGACACGCCTGATGCGCTCGCCGCAAGGGTGCTCGCACAGGAGCACCGGCTCTACCCGGCCTGCCTTCGCCGGTTCGCCGCTGGCGAGCGCGAGCCGATCTGGCTGTCGTGA
- the rnd gene encoding ribonuclease D — MRTLTTTEELEAYCQTAATAPYITVDTEFLRERTYYSKLCLVQLALPGDGEAVLVDPILGEDMSLEPLYELFRNPDVVKVFHAARQDLEIFFVEGGVIPEPLFDTQVAAMVCGFGEQVGYETLVKRIVKAQVDKSSRFTDWSRRPLTDAQKEYALADVTHLRVVYEYLAAELAKTGRAPWVEEELGVLLSPETYVIHPDEAWKRVKTRTNSGRFLAIVRELARFREGYAQARNVPRNRVFKDDALLELASTKPGNEKELSRSRLLLREARRGEIAEGILTAVSAGLEADPESFPKVDRRREKLQVNPALADLLRVLLKAKGERFNVAQRLIASAAELDEIAAGERDIPAMKGWRREVFGEDALKLCEGRVALALKGENVEIVAL; from the coding sequence ATGCGCACTTTGACGACCACCGAGGAGCTGGAGGCCTACTGCCAGACAGCGGCCACGGCCCCCTACATCACCGTCGACACCGAGTTCCTGCGGGAACGTACCTACTACTCCAAACTCTGCCTCGTGCAGCTTGCCCTCCCCGGCGACGGCGAGGCCGTGCTGGTGGACCCGATCCTTGGCGAAGACATGTCGCTCGAGCCGCTCTACGAGCTGTTCCGCAACCCCGATGTGGTGAAGGTCTTCCACGCCGCGCGGCAGGATCTGGAGATCTTCTTCGTCGAGGGCGGGGTGATCCCCGAGCCGCTCTTCGACACCCAGGTTGCCGCCATGGTCTGCGGCTTTGGCGAGCAGGTCGGCTATGAAACGTTGGTAAAGCGGATCGTGAAGGCGCAGGTCGACAAGTCCAGTCGGTTCACCGACTGGTCCCGCCGCCCGCTGACCGATGCGCAGAAAGAATATGCTCTGGCCGACGTGACCCACCTGCGGGTCGTCTACGAATATCTCGCAGCCGAGTTGGCCAAAACCGGGCGCGCCCCATGGGTCGAGGAGGAGCTTGGCGTTCTGCTCAGCCCCGAGACCTACGTGATTCATCCAGACGAGGCCTGGAAGCGGGTTAAGACCCGCACGAACTCTGGCCGCTTTCTGGCGATCGTCCGTGAACTCGCGCGCTTCCGCGAGGGCTATGCGCAGGCACGCAACGTGCCCCGCAACCGGGTCTTCAAGGATGATGCACTGCTTGAGCTTGCCTCCACAAAGCCCGGGAATGAAAAAGAATTGTCCCGCTCTCGCCTCCTTCTGCGCGAAGCGCGCCGCGGCGAGATTGCTGAAGGCATCCTGACAGCGGTTTCGGCCGGGCTAGAAGCAGATCCCGAGAGTTTCCCAAAGGTCGACAGGCGGCGCGAGAAGTTGCAGGTCAACCCCGCTCTGGCCGATCTTCTCCGCGTGCTGCTCAAGGCAAAAGGCGAGCGCTTCAACGTCGCCCAGCGACTCATAGCCTCCGCCGCTGAGCTGGATGAGATCGCCGCAGGCGAGCGCGACATCCCGGCCATGAAAGGCTGGCGGCGCGAGGTCTTCGGTGAAGATGCCCTGAAGCTCTGCGAGGGGCGGGTCGCGCTGGCTCTCAAGGGCGAGAACGTCGAGATCGTGGCGCTCTGA